The proteins below come from a single Candidatus Bathyarchaeota archaeon genomic window:
- a CDS encoding radical SAM protein, whose protein sequence is MKATVAANAFSHFLRNFGELKFAFLQVTTRCNAMCLDRCNIWASKPIDLSLDDATFAVDVLAKNSFSFIYFTGGETGLYPHLAEVLAYAKKKGMITSITSNGTISPNTLIDISKNLDILSVSVDHYDERLWDQAKHVAGISKTAKETIRVAKKCGLRLYAITFLNPTWTVKDVEQTIHYVNDQLGISFAMSYPYFSLNDGTFTVGGNLSCSHFQTQKNLRNMVAKVLEMKLLGSDVATVSGYLRDVVSAHDGLPMRYPCTAGRTSLVIDCNLDVFPCYMRQKIFNLRDCQNLKNCCPDTTCGRDMSCFINCFREASLASKGVILKAVREEICSNPKFYLKLLM, encoded by the coding sequence TTGAAAGCAACAGTAGCGGCAAACGCTTTTTCTCATTTTCTTAGAAATTTTGGAGAGCTAAAATTTGCCTTCCTTCAAGTTACAACTAGGTGCAATGCAATGTGCTTGGATAGATGCAACATTTGGGCTTCAAAACCCATTGACCTATCACTTGATGATGCAACATTTGCGGTTGATGTGCTTGCGAAAAATAGTTTTTCATTTATTTACTTCACAGGGGGCGAAACTGGGTTGTATCCTCATTTGGCTGAGGTATTGGCGTATGCAAAAAAGAAGGGCATGATAACTTCCATAACATCTAACGGCACGATTAGTCCGAACACTTTGATAGATATCAGCAAGAACTTGGATATTTTATCAGTTTCTGTTGATCACTATGATGAACGACTCTGGGATCAAGCAAAACATGTTGCCGGGATATCAAAAACGGCTAAGGAAACCATACGAGTTGCGAAAAAATGCGGATTAAGGTTATACGCCATCACTTTTCTTAATCCCACTTGGACAGTGAAAGATGTTGAACAAACCATCCATTACGTCAACGATCAATTAGGTATTTCATTTGCTATGTCATATCCTTACTTTTCCTTAAATGATGGAACATTCACCGTTGGGGGCAACTTGTCTTGCTCGCACTTTCAAACACAAAAGAACCTTAGAAACATGGTTGCCAAAGTCTTAGAAATGAAACTGCTTGGTTCCGATGTGGCAACGGTTTCTGGTTATCTAAGAGATGTGGTCAGTGCACATGACGGGTTGCCCATGCGTTACCCCTGCACAGCAGGAAGAACTTCACTGGTGATTGATTGTAACCTAGACGTTTTTCCCTGTTATATGCGCCAAAAAATATTCAACCTAAGAGATTGTCAAAATCTCAAAAACTGTTGTCCAGATACAACATGTGGAAGGGACATGTCCTGTTTTATTAATTGTTTCCGAGAAGCCTCTCTTGCTTCAAAGGGGGTTATCCTTAAAGCAGTCAGAGAAGAAATCTGTTCAAATCCGAAATTTTACCTAAAACTTCTAATGTAA
- a CDS encoding radical SAM protein: MKNYAQTLLYLLWLELKRSVFKTKYFAEIDITDNCNLRCKHCYHFQDRKDLKTQDLPISVWEKRFENLYKSGIRAVLLVGGEPALRPDVLMLADKLFPLVYVITNGTIRIPDEFKHRLFVSIDGLSKTNDAIRGEGVFSRVIKNYSGDKRVIINMTLTKDNYKELDGVIKIADENGFDGVVCNICAGGLDFSSSMVVKENERTPIVEELKKAKALYPKRFLMTKAMIKWYEYPDHTRDCPWRDGALHLDVSWNKRRCFSNADCTSCGCLAGSFQTPLKMLRELRKMVKISVYP, from the coding sequence ATGAAAAACTATGCTCAGACACTTTTGTACCTGTTATGGCTTGAACTAAAGAGAAGTGTATTCAAAACAAAATATTTCGCGGAAATCGATATCACGGATAATTGCAACCTCAGGTGTAAACACTGTTATCATTTTCAAGATAGAAAGGACCTTAAAACACAAGATCTCCCGATTTCTGTTTGGGAAAAAAGATTTGAAAACCTGTATAAGTCAGGCATAAGAGCTGTTTTACTGGTGGGCGGCGAGCCTGCGCTAAGACCAGACGTTTTAATGCTTGCAGATAAACTATTTCCATTAGTGTATGTTATAACAAACGGAACAATCAGAATACCAGACGAGTTTAAGCACAGATTGTTTGTTTCGATAGATGGATTATCAAAAACAAATGATGCCATTAGAGGCGAGGGCGTTTTTTCAAGGGTAATAAAAAATTATTCAGGAGATAAACGCGTTATCATCAATATGACCCTTACCAAAGATAACTACAAGGAACTTGACGGTGTCATAAAAATTGCAGATGAAAATGGATTTGATGGGGTAGTGTGTAACATATGTGCTGGTGGACTGGATTTTTCTTCATCTATGGTAGTCAAGGAAAACGAAAGAACCCCAATAGTTGAAGAATTAAAGAAAGCAAAGGCATTATACCCTAAGCGTTTCTTGATGACAAAAGCAATGATAAAATGGTATGAATATCCAGACCACACACGTGATTGCCCCTGGAGGGATGGTGCCCTTCATTTGGATGTTTCCTGGAACAAAAGAAGATGTTTTTCAAATGCAGATTGCACCAGCTGTGGCTGTTTAGCTGGGTCTTTTCAAACACCCCTAAAAATGCTTAGAGAATTAAGAAAAATGGTGAAGATATCAGTATACCCATAA
- a CDS encoding zinc ribbon domain-containing protein, which translates to MVFCPSCGKANPDDAVYCNYCSKPIPRLNNRYPASPPKAPIITPLQITSNRPRIARKVETVLIFLIIILIVAFILLGSEAGHETLIFANIYTDTYNSYGTEIYRINIDIKNIDSTPKLIDSIYLNGNPYDSYSLPSTPEQYGLLKQIVQPDQHVYGQIHLPTTSYGTGDWNRGDYVKVSIKASTGGDCTTSVHLA; encoded by the coding sequence ATGGTGTTTTGCCCTTCGTGTGGAAAAGCCAATCCTGACGATGCAGTTTACTGCAATTACTGCAGCAAACCAATTCCTAGACTAAATAACAGATACCCTGCTTCACCACCAAAAGCCCCCATTATAACACCACTGCAGATAACCTCAAACAGACCCCGTATAGCTAGGAAAGTGGAAACGGTCTTGATTTTTTTAATCATTATTCTCATAGTAGCGTTTATATTATTGGGCAGTGAAGCTGGACATGAAACGCTTATTTTCGCCAACATTTACACTGACACATATAATTCTTATGGGACTGAAATATACAGGATAAATATTGACATCAAAAACATTGACTCGACCCCTAAATTAATAGATTCGATTTATCTTAACGGAAACCCCTATGATAGTTACAGTTTACCATCTACTCCAGAACAATATGGGCTACTGAAACAAATAGTTCAGCCAGATCAACACGTCTACGGACAAATTCACTTACCAACCACGTCATATGGAACAGGTGACTGGAACAGAGGAGATTACGTAAAAGTCAGCATTAAGGCATCTACCGGTGGAGATTGCACTACCTCCGTGCATCTAGCATAA
- a CDS encoding zinc ribbon domain-containing protein, translated as MYEIAGGLILSIIGSSLLGSWTKYSIEYYACLGVILVGVVIIVFGIFGIITSTIICNINYKKSLFIRTTIAAAGISLFFIGSIITRSLDKSTFQNNIGFGIYLLGIMVSIFGVTGTIVDCLNGYLDAAAMFWIKRRNLLTRYAWVVAVGAVLLSVGLITADNVDKHSIINNIGYNLALLGMPICACGALVESGALLADYGNSVQSRRKLMPYAKSPAMVRCPNCGFEIVPGLVYCGKCGHYLVQQKQPMLTPGTVRCFRCGKISPVKNRFCGRCGASLKEEDDTKIY; from the coding sequence GTGTATGAGATAGCTGGAGGGCTGATCCTATCTATTATTGGTTCCTCTCTTTTGGGTTCATGGACAAAATATTCGATTGAATATTATGCATGTTTAGGTGTCATTCTTGTAGGAGTAGTAATCATCGTTTTCGGTATTTTCGGGATAATCACATCAACCATTATTTGCAACATAAACTATAAAAAATCACTTTTCATAAGGACAACAATAGCAGCAGCAGGAATAAGCCTGTTTTTTATAGGTTCAATTATTACCAGAAGTTTAGATAAATCCACATTTCAAAACAATATAGGTTTTGGAATATACCTACTCGGAATTATGGTTTCCATTTTTGGAGTAACAGGAACAATTGTTGACTGCTTAAACGGTTACCTAGATGCAGCCGCAATGTTTTGGATAAAACGTCGAAACCTCTTAACAAGATATGCTTGGGTTGTTGCTGTTGGAGCAGTTTTACTCTCTGTTGGCTTAATAACAGCAGACAACGTTGACAAGCATTCAATAATAAACAATATAGGTTACAATTTAGCCCTGCTGGGCATGCCGATTTGTGCATGTGGTGCCCTTGTCGAGTCAGGTGCTTTACTTGCAGATTACGGAAACTCTGTGCAATCCCGCAGAAAACTGATGCCCTACGCGAAGTCACCCGCCATGGTTAGATGCCCAAATTGCGGGTTTGAAATAGTGCCCGGTTTAGTTTACTGTGGCAAATGCGGTCACTACTTAGTACAACAAAAGCAACCAATGCTGACGCCAGGTACCGTACGGTGTTTCAGATGTGGCAAAATAAGCCCTGTAAAAAATCGGTTCTGCGGCAGATGTGGGGCGTCTCTAAAAGAAGAAGATGACACAAAAATCTACTAA
- a CDS encoding zinc ribbon domain-containing protein: MSHRRFASKVVVTLLCIFLLTAIGITVVQAKTQTKTCSFSVSNDWISGSFSSTINMTTGTISPGEKANVSCTLINSNLNLVLNLENITGISSDSFSGSINPISKGNATLTGLSYISSTGENMSVLLNFEAYISGIVASNGTTNKASLTWVNTTSPGLTLTAPSTSKEGDLVSLSLTNITYTLSIGLLAQGATETITLIPANQASYATSSSDVTLDMSVVNPYSTNWLLWVVAIVLIAACSLVSVMFVRAKKELKTIKTQPPKQIPTQQNTPVVPAVAPAPVVKPAPAQPAIIRCKSCGADNRGTAKFCRKCGKQL; this comes from the coding sequence ATGTCCCACAGACGATTTGCCAGTAAAGTGGTAGTAACTCTTCTATGTATATTTCTGCTTACAGCAATCGGTATCACTGTCGTTCAAGCAAAAACCCAAACAAAAACATGTTCTTTCTCAGTAAGTAACGATTGGATTTCAGGCAGTTTCAGTTCAACAATAAACATGACCACGGGAACAATCAGCCCTGGAGAAAAAGCAAATGTTTCCTGCACCTTGATCAATAGCAACCTAAACTTGGTATTGAACTTGGAAAACATAACGGGCATTTCAAGTGATAGCTTCTCTGGAAGTATTAATCCCATTAGTAAAGGAAACGCCACACTAACTGGTCTTAGTTACATATCCTCAACTGGCGAAAATATGAGTGTGCTTCTGAATTTTGAAGCATATATAAGTGGGATAGTTGCCAGTAACGGTACAACCAACAAAGCAAGCTTGACATGGGTGAATACAACAAGCCCCGGACTTACTTTAACAGCACCCAGCACCTCTAAAGAAGGAGATCTGGTTAGCCTAAGTTTAACCAATATAACTTACACGTTATCAATTGGTCTGTTAGCTCAAGGTGCAACTGAAACAATAACCCTAATTCCAGCTAATCAAGCTAGTTATGCTACTTCTTCCTCAGACGTAACACTAGACATGTCTGTAGTAAACCCATACTCAACTAACTGGCTCCTATGGGTTGTCGCGATAGTGCTAATTGCAGCTTGCAGCCTTGTCAGTGTCATGTTTGTTCGTGCCAAAAAAGAACTAAAAACCATAAAAACACAACCACCAAAACAAATCCCAACTCAACAAAACACGCCTGTCGTGCCAGCAGTCGCTCCCGCACCCGTAGTCAAACCAGCCCCAGCACAGCCTGCCATTATTAGATGCAAGAGTTGCGGTGCAGATAACAGGGGAACAGCGAAATTCTGTAGGAAATGCGGAAAACAACTTTAA
- a CDS encoding zinc ribbon domain-containing protein: MQISDLVIQWKAAAASYLPEALNIAAIVLIIVTAVLLSIFMVLLLKTKKKIKLAKSNQKTAEVLCWKCKQKNTSAAKFCRACGAKLLSTASAPSSVACPKCGASNSSTARFCRKCGKPLK, translated from the coding sequence ATGCAAATTTCAGACCTCGTTATTCAATGGAAAGCGGCGGCTGCTTCGTATTTACCTGAGGCACTAAATATAGCAGCAATAGTTTTGATAATCGTAACCGCTGTTCTTCTAAGCATTTTCATGGTTCTTCTTCTTAAAACCAAAAAGAAAATAAAACTTGCAAAATCCAATCAAAAAACTGCAGAAGTGCTCTGCTGGAAATGCAAACAGAAAAACACTTCAGCCGCAAAATTCTGCCGAGCATGTGGAGCAAAATTACTCAGCACTGCATCTGCACCCAGCAGTGTTGCTTGCCCAAAATGTGGCGCGTCTAATTCATCCACAGCGAGGTTCTGTCGTAAATGTGGAAAACCATTAAAGTAG